One Mycobacteriales bacterium genomic window carries:
- a CDS encoding ROK family transcriptional regulator encodes MTRTGEGVTGGRGARQDVTRRINSEAVLSLLRTDGPLSRAALSRQVGLAKATVSSVVEELIAAGVVHESGQGASAPAGGRPPRLLSVDPSSRHLVGVAIGARTTTVVVTDALGDTLARCSATTPGGPPRSTIGAAAGLIHDLLHEAGAQDSSVAAVGVVVPGIVDPTTSVCLLAPNLGWHDVAVADLLGQEFSAPIFVHNTAQAVVVAEAEDGAARGYDDVVCVYASTGVGAGMLRGGRVVLGGAGVAGELGHCTVPGATETCNCGKVGCLETVASGPAIERAAARALAAGRRSTLGELSRPVTTRDVAAAAATGDRLALTLIEQAAEILGTATSWLVNIVNPGIVIVTGGLADVGPLLLEPMEAAMRRDALPQAVRGLSLRPAALGADAPIRGAVLLARQYADDHFRTVFRSNA; translated from the coding sequence ATGACGCGCACCGGCGAGGGTGTGACCGGCGGCAGGGGCGCCCGCCAGGACGTCACCCGGCGGATCAACTCCGAGGCCGTGCTGTCCCTGTTGCGGACGGACGGACCGCTGTCCCGTGCCGCCCTGTCGCGTCAGGTGGGTCTGGCGAAGGCGACCGTCTCCAGCGTCGTCGAGGAGCTCATCGCCGCCGGCGTGGTCCACGAGAGCGGCCAGGGCGCGAGCGCTCCCGCCGGCGGGCGCCCCCCGCGGCTGCTCAGCGTCGACCCGTCCTCGCGGCACCTCGTCGGTGTCGCGATCGGAGCCCGGACCACCACGGTGGTGGTCACCGACGCGCTCGGGGACACGCTCGCCCGATGCAGCGCGACGACACCCGGTGGCCCGCCGCGGTCGACGATCGGGGCGGCCGCCGGGCTGATCCATGACCTGCTCCACGAAGCCGGCGCGCAGGACTCCTCGGTGGCGGCCGTCGGCGTCGTCGTCCCCGGGATCGTCGACCCGACGACGTCGGTCTGCCTGCTCGCGCCCAACCTCGGCTGGCACGACGTCGCCGTCGCCGACCTGCTCGGCCAGGAGTTTTCGGCGCCGATCTTCGTGCACAACACCGCGCAGGCAGTGGTGGTCGCCGAGGCCGAGGACGGCGCCGCCCGGGGCTACGACGACGTGGTCTGCGTCTACGCCTCGACCGGCGTGGGCGCGGGCATGCTCCGGGGCGGCCGGGTCGTCCTCGGCGGAGCGGGAGTCGCCGGCGAACTCGGCCACTGCACCGTCCCGGGCGCGACGGAGACCTGCAACTGCGGGAAGGTCGGGTGCCTGGAAACCGTCGCGTCCGGCCCGGCCATCGAACGTGCCGCCGCCCGCGCTCTCGCGGCCGGTCGTCGCTCGACCCTCGGCGAGCTATCCCGGCCGGTGACCACCCGGGACGTCGCCGCGGCGGCCGCGACCGGCGATCGCCTCGCGCTGACGTTGATCGAGCAGGCGGCCGAGATCCTCGGTACGGCGACCTCGTGGCTGGTCAACATCGTCAACCCCGGAATCGTGATCGTCACCGGCGGCCTCGCCGACGTCGGCCCGCTGCTGCTCGAGCCGATGGAGGCGGCGATGCGCCGTGACGCCCTTCCCCAGGCGGTTCGGGGGCTGAGCCTCCGGCCGGCCGCACTCGGCGCCGACGCACCGATCCGCGGCGCCGTACTCCTCGCCCGGCAGTACGCCGACGACCACTTCCGGACGGTGTTCCGCAGCAACGCCTGA
- a CDS encoding helix-turn-helix transcriptional regulator, with translation MSSTGYRSQVCVRAIGRGEAPVGSVYGPRILPCHELVWMQSGAARWICAGRSAVLTPGHLLLAPAGVAATVYWEDESDAGPRPAAGRRCAHAYVDFELRDGGVPEGRPTVIAIPGSDVRHALLRYLLQLGQLRPAGWREPAEAALEAVVRLVASGTLVELGPADVLPDSIERLAAYVHRLWPRGMRPIPLDEMASAAGTSKGHLSRQFRAAFALGPAKAFELLRLAHAASLLVHSNVTVVQAAEACGYASPYHFSRSFSAAFGAPPSVFRATSDTSRIDAVFGRHNLTALAARIWPDSG, from the coding sequence GTGTCATCGACCGGCTACCGCTCGCAGGTCTGCGTGCGCGCGATCGGACGCGGCGAGGCGCCGGTGGGCAGCGTCTACGGGCCGCGCATCCTGCCGTGTCACGAGCTGGTGTGGATGCAGTCGGGCGCCGCCCGGTGGATCTGTGCCGGTCGCTCGGCGGTGCTCACGCCCGGCCACTTGTTGCTCGCGCCTGCGGGCGTCGCCGCGACGGTGTACTGGGAGGACGAGTCGGATGCCGGCCCGCGTCCGGCGGCCGGTCGGCGCTGCGCGCACGCCTACGTCGACTTCGAGCTGCGCGACGGCGGCGTGCCTGAGGGCCGGCCAACCGTCATCGCGATACCCGGTTCGGACGTGCGGCACGCGCTGTTGCGCTACCTCCTCCAGCTCGGTCAGCTCCGCCCGGCCGGATGGCGGGAACCGGCCGAGGCCGCCCTCGAGGCAGTGGTCCGCCTGGTCGCCTCGGGCACGCTCGTCGAGCTCGGCCCGGCCGACGTACTACCCGACTCCATCGAGCGGCTCGCGGCCTACGTGCATCGACTGTGGCCGCGTGGCATGCGCCCGATCCCACTCGATGAGATGGCCTCCGCCGCAGGTACGTCGAAGGGTCATCTGTCCCGGCAGTTCCGCGCCGCCTTCGCGCTCGGGCCGGCCAAGGCCTTCGAACTGCTCCGTCTCGCGCACGCGGCGAGCCTGCTCGTGCACAGCAACGTCACCGTCGTGCAGGCGGCGGAGGCGTGCGGGTACGCGAGTCCCTATCACTTCTCCCGCAGCTTCAGCGCCGCCTTCGGGGCGCCACCGTCGGTCTTCCGGGCGACGTCGGACACCAGCCGCATCGACGCGGTATTCGGCCGGCACAACCTGACCGCCCTGGCCGCGCGAATCTGGCCGGACTCCGGCTAG
- a CDS encoding ABC transporter substrate-binding protein — translation MTDRGSMSRRTFLYGSALVAGSAMLSACTSGTSNAGKDVGSTARGSARTPLTAPKSLRESPTLAGQVKAGTLPAVAKRLPGHPYVVPHHWVERGRYGGVLNMIAFSSEGAAATDSNREFYYGNSLLRWLNDGLDVGPGLVEKWSTNSDTSEWVLHLRAGVKWSDGHPFGTDDILFWWDDLVLPAHYAQVPPDECRSGKGTLVKITAVDDVTLKMTFDAPAPLTADRLAEWAKGAIGHNGPIWVIPKHYAKQFHPKYNKSVPKNWDIVGGLWEQKTDWMRNPACPTLIGYRCKSFNNNTGVVLERNPYYWAVTRDGDQLPYIDEVVIKTTQDAQVGQLQVRQGSVDFCHGPYNQIDLSDVSTLSQSTKKAGTRIVLWDSGSGTGSMFFLNYDYPDPKLRKLFREPKFRQAISHAFNRAEAQRALYFQTGELTTGTMSPKASEFRGAKGQQIYARWRDSYKSHDPAKAKALLAELGLKDTDNDGYVELPDGSKLTIRIDYSADISPTEGAKDDQLVRDCKAIGLHMVRNPISPQTYGDLWAAGQLMVHTNWEVSNDPSCLIYPQWLVPIENARWAPLEGQLYALRGTAAEHEQQNVDPWKRNPPRLEPEAGGPIAALWDLYDRSKVEPDEQKRTELVWEMIKIHIDQGPFFMGTVAGYPQVVVTKTDLKNVPGRENLAQGGFTNTWGLPTPAVYDPEVFYWQNPAEHTA, via the coding sequence GTGACCGATCGCGGCAGCATGTCCCGGCGGACGTTCCTCTACGGCTCGGCGCTCGTCGCCGGGTCGGCGATGCTGAGTGCCTGCACGTCGGGGACGAGCAACGCCGGGAAGGACGTCGGCAGCACCGCACGCGGCTCCGCGCGCACTCCCCTGACCGCGCCGAAGTCCCTCCGCGAGTCCCCGACCCTGGCCGGCCAAGTCAAGGCCGGCACGCTGCCGGCGGTGGCGAAGCGGCTGCCCGGCCATCCCTACGTCGTCCCGCACCACTGGGTCGAGCGCGGCCGGTACGGCGGCGTACTCAACATGATCGCGTTCTCGAGCGAGGGCGCGGCGGCGACCGACTCCAACCGCGAGTTCTACTACGGCAACTCGCTGCTCCGCTGGCTGAACGACGGCCTCGACGTCGGTCCTGGCCTGGTCGAGAAGTGGTCGACCAACTCCGACACGTCGGAGTGGGTGCTGCACCTGCGGGCGGGCGTGAAGTGGTCCGACGGCCACCCGTTCGGCACCGACGACATCCTCTTCTGGTGGGACGACCTGGTGCTGCCGGCCCACTACGCGCAGGTCCCGCCCGACGAGTGCCGGTCCGGCAAGGGCACTCTCGTCAAGATCACGGCCGTCGACGACGTCACCCTGAAGATGACCTTCGACGCACCGGCGCCGCTCACGGCCGACCGGCTCGCCGAGTGGGCCAAGGGGGCGATCGGGCACAACGGCCCGATCTGGGTGATCCCCAAGCACTACGCCAAGCAGTTCCACCCGAAGTACAACAAGAGCGTCCCCAAGAACTGGGACATCGTCGGCGGGCTGTGGGAACAGAAGACCGACTGGATGCGCAATCCGGCCTGTCCGACCCTGATCGGCTACCGGTGCAAGTCGTTCAACAACAACACCGGTGTCGTCCTCGAACGCAACCCCTACTACTGGGCGGTCACCAGGGACGGTGACCAGCTGCCCTACATCGACGAGGTCGTCATCAAGACGACGCAGGACGCGCAGGTCGGTCAGCTGCAGGTGCGGCAGGGCTCGGTCGACTTCTGCCACGGTCCGTACAACCAGATCGACCTGTCCGACGTGTCGACGCTGAGCCAGTCGACGAAGAAGGCGGGCACCCGGATCGTGCTGTGGGACAGCGGATCGGGCACCGGGTCGATGTTCTTCCTCAACTACGACTATCCCGACCCGAAGCTGCGCAAGCTCTTTCGCGAGCCGAAGTTCCGCCAGGCGATCTCGCACGCCTTCAACCGCGCGGAGGCGCAGCGCGCACTCTACTTCCAGACCGGCGAACTGACGACCGGGACGATGAGCCCCAAGGCCTCCGAGTTCCGCGGCGCCAAAGGGCAGCAGATCTACGCCCGGTGGCGCGACTCCTACAAGTCACACGACCCGGCGAAGGCGAAGGCACTGCTCGCCGAACTCGGCCTGAAGGACACCGACAACGACGGCTACGTGGAGTTGCCCGACGGGTCGAAGCTCACGATCCGGATCGACTACTCGGCCGACATCAGTCCGACGGAAGGGGCGAAGGACGATCAGCTCGTCCGCGACTGCAAGGCGATCGGTCTGCACATGGTGCGCAACCCCATCTCTCCGCAGACCTACGGCGACCTGTGGGCCGCGGGACAGCTCATGGTCCACACCAACTGGGAGGTGAGCAACGACCCGAGCTGTCTCATCTATCCGCAGTGGCTGGTGCCGATCGAGAACGCGCGCTGGGCACCGCTCGAGGGTCAGCTCTACGCGCTGCGCGGCACGGCCGCCGAGCACGAACAGCAGAACGTCGATCCGTGGAAGCGCAACCCGCCGCGGCTCGAGCCCGAAGCGGGCGGGCCGATCGCCGCGCTGTGGGATCTCTACGATCGCAGCAAGGTCGAACCGGACGAGCAGAAGCGGACCGAGCTGGTCTGGGAGATGATCAAGATCCACATCGACCAGGGCCCGTTCTTCATGGGCACCGTCGCCGGGTATCCCCAGGTCGTGGTGACCAAGACGGATCTGAAGAATGTCCCGGGCCGGGAAAACCTCGCGCAGGGCGGCTTCACCAACACGTGGGGCCTCCCGACGCCGGCCGTCTACGACCCGGAGGTCTTCTACTGGCAGAACCCGGCCGAGCACACCGCCTGA
- a CDS encoding Gfo/Idh/MocA family oxidoreductase, which translates to MPTVDDQPLGVLQIGAGAAGMAHLRVAGNHPRCRLIAAADVSPPARAAATAEFAVPAYADYRELLDRHAAEAQIAIVVVPHHIYPDVIDALAGTDLHILKEKPFARNLDDARRMAERLRDRGRVYMTSGQRLLDPAYRRALDLVRKGELGDIYLAEGRILYAWNPDGQNWGWRGDRDLSGGTAILDAGWHMLGALTACKGLPERVFATIGSMRACPGDWTSDDKGAMTLEYADGSIATVVSSHVALPDRFELLLHGTSGNLEVNLSRLVRYDRTAAAGAAEEWTRSNLLAEQLDHFLACVDGRETPESGLNESLDLQRIVEAAYRSAATRQPVDLGDTEVSV; encoded by the coding sequence ATGCCCACTGTCGATGACCAACCCCTCGGCGTACTGCAGATCGGCGCCGGCGCCGCCGGTATGGCGCACCTGCGCGTGGCCGGAAACCATCCCCGGTGCCGGCTGATCGCGGCCGCCGACGTGTCGCCGCCGGCACGTGCGGCCGCCACGGCGGAGTTCGCGGTCCCGGCGTACGCCGACTACCGGGAGCTGCTCGACCGGCACGCGGCTGAGGCGCAGATCGCCATCGTCGTCGTCCCCCATCACATCTACCCGGACGTGATCGATGCGCTTGCCGGCACCGACCTGCACATCCTGAAGGAGAAGCCGTTCGCCCGGAATCTCGACGACGCCCGACGGATGGCGGAGCGGCTCCGCGACCGCGGTCGGGTGTACATGACGTCGGGGCAGCGGCTGCTCGACCCGGCGTACCGCCGAGCGCTCGACCTCGTGCGCAAGGGCGAGCTCGGCGACATCTACCTCGCCGAGGGCCGGATCCTCTACGCGTGGAATCCGGACGGGCAGAACTGGGGTTGGCGAGGCGATCGCGACCTGTCCGGCGGGACGGCGATCCTCGACGCGGGTTGGCACATGCTTGGTGCGCTGACCGCGTGCAAGGGTCTGCCGGAGCGGGTGTTCGCCACGATCGGTTCGATGCGGGCCTGCCCCGGGGACTGGACGTCGGACGACAAGGGTGCGATGACGCTCGAGTACGCCGACGGCTCGATCGCCACCGTTGTCAGCAGCCACGTCGCGCTCCCGGACCGGTTCGAGCTGTTGCTGCACGGGACGTCGGGAAACCTCGAGGTCAACCTCTCGCGCCTTGTCCGCTACGACCGCACCGCCGCTGCCGGCGCAGCCGAGGAGTGGACGCGCAGTAATCTCCTCGCCGAGCAGCTCGACCATTTCCTCGCCTGTGTCGACGGGCGGGAGACCCCGGAATCCGGCCTGAACGAATCGCTGGACCTGCAGCGCATCGTCGAAGCGGCCTACCGTTCGGCGGCGACCCGGCAACCCGTCGATCTGGGTGACACGGAGGTATCGGTATGA
- a CDS encoding phytanoyl-CoA dioxygenase family protein — translation MSSERRQSVEERADLGPELDGVHPVTEAEVGTFQRDGQVIIRGLASPTEVAAYRTLIEEAALGTPKHAASADEGEVYAQAFDQYINLWQRDARVAAFTLSRRFARVAAALLEASGVRLYHDQALFKQAGGGRTPWHQDMHYWPLSTDHALTMWMPLVDLTPDMGELIFAAGSHHDGAMADVPISGSSDAILEKELATRGYPLKATGTMAAGDASFHASWTLHSASANRTGTQREVMTLIWFEDGARLIAPTNDGQRADLENWFPGLMPGDLAASPLNPNPLD, via the coding sequence ATGAGCAGCGAGCGGCGCCAGTCCGTGGAGGAACGGGCGGACCTCGGCCCGGAACTGGACGGCGTGCACCCCGTGACCGAGGCGGAGGTCGGCACGTTCCAGCGGGACGGACAGGTCATCATCCGCGGCCTGGCCTCCCCCACCGAGGTGGCGGCGTACCGCACGCTGATCGAGGAGGCGGCGCTCGGCACGCCGAAGCACGCCGCGTCGGCGGATGAGGGTGAGGTCTACGCCCAGGCCTTCGACCAGTACATCAACCTGTGGCAGCGGGATGCGCGGGTCGCTGCCTTCACCCTGTCCCGCCGGTTCGCCCGGGTGGCCGCCGCGTTGCTCGAGGCGTCCGGTGTGCGGCTCTACCACGATCAGGCGCTGTTCAAGCAGGCGGGCGGTGGCCGTACGCCGTGGCACCAGGACATGCACTACTGGCCGCTGTCCACCGACCATGCACTGACGATGTGGATGCCGTTGGTCGACCTGACCCCTGACATGGGTGAGCTGATCTTCGCGGCCGGTTCGCACCACGACGGGGCGATGGCCGACGTACCGATCTCCGGATCGTCCGACGCCATCCTCGAGAAGGAACTCGCGACCCGCGGCTATCCGCTGAAGGCCACCGGCACGATGGCCGCCGGTGACGCGTCGTTCCATGCCTCCTGGACGCTGCACTCGGCCAGCGCGAACCGAACCGGAACCCAGCGGGAGGTCATGACGCTGATCTGGTTCGAGGACGGTGCCCGGCTGATCGCGCCGACCAACGACGGTCAGCGCGCCGATCTCGAAAACTGGTTCCCGGGACTCATGCCCGGCGATCTCGCCGCCAGCCCGTTGAACCCGAATCCGCTCGACTAG
- a CDS encoding MFS transporter, whose protein sequence is MTTVLRRAPTTRRLTLPTLLAVTLMGTLINNILNVPLRAISSDFHVAPSSGVLVVSGFVLVLAAAMPLSGWVGDRFGRRRTIIVALALMAAAMVGAALAPSLPVLIALRAVQGLACAAFPPAVMGMLSSIYGPGQRGRMMSAWAGANGLGQAIGPPVGGLLAGLAGWRSIFWLLAPLAVGVLIATVRTVPDDRGRPTPLHLPGAVSLTVGGALLMTAATAIPQEVVPRWLVVALALAGVGFVALFVLLSTRAADPIIRPRLIIESRFMRSAVAAFAQMFCLATVLVGVPLYVTGALGRTTTVTGLLVFALPATMAAGAPVVGLVSERIHPRRVLRAGLVLLATVELALGWWVGTGHRSLPGLVVLLIAVGVGVALVQTPSATGATRSPAGRAGVALGLFNMMRFAGTALAAAWVAVTYPQGDLFLLFAGCAAVAAIGLLVSFAGPDPVDRAITEQPDRAVISG, encoded by the coding sequence GTGACGACCGTGTTACGGCGCGCGCCGACGACCCGACGACTGACCCTGCCGACGCTGCTTGCGGTCACGTTGATGGGCACGTTGATCAACAACATCCTCAACGTGCCGCTCCGGGCGATCAGCAGCGACTTCCATGTCGCCCCGTCCTCGGGTGTACTGGTGGTGAGCGGGTTCGTACTGGTCCTCGCGGCGGCCATGCCGCTCTCGGGATGGGTCGGGGACCGCTTCGGGCGACGCCGGACGATCATCGTCGCGCTCGCACTCATGGCGGCGGCCATGGTCGGCGCGGCCCTCGCACCGTCCCTCCCGGTGTTGATCGCGCTGCGCGCCGTGCAGGGCCTCGCGTGCGCCGCGTTCCCGCCGGCAGTGATGGGAATGCTGTCCAGCATCTACGGCCCCGGGCAACGGGGCCGGATGATGAGCGCCTGGGCCGGTGCGAACGGTCTCGGCCAAGCGATCGGCCCCCCGGTCGGCGGACTGCTCGCCGGCCTCGCTGGGTGGCGGTCGATCTTCTGGCTGCTCGCGCCGCTCGCCGTCGGCGTACTGATCGCGACGGTCCGCACAGTCCCGGACGACCGAGGCCGGCCCACGCCGCTGCACCTGCCGGGAGCGGTATCGCTGACGGTCGGCGGTGCGCTGCTGATGACCGCCGCGACGGCCATACCGCAGGAGGTCGTACCGCGCTGGCTCGTGGTCGCGCTGGCGCTCGCCGGGGTCGGCTTCGTCGCGCTGTTCGTCCTCCTGTCGACGCGGGCGGCGGACCCGATCATTCGGCCGAGGCTCATCATCGAGTCGCGGTTCATGCGCAGCGCGGTCGCGGCGTTCGCCCAGATGTTCTGCCTCGCGACCGTGCTCGTCGGAGTTCCGCTTTACGTCACGGGTGCGCTCGGGCGCACGACCACCGTGACCGGATTGCTGGTCTTCGCATTGCCCGCCACGATGGCTGCGGGCGCGCCCGTGGTCGGGCTGGTCAGCGAACGGATACATCCCCGGCGGGTGCTGCGGGCCGGGCTGGTGCTGCTGGCCACGGTCGAGCTGGCCCTCGGCTGGTGGGTCGGCACCGGCCATCGCAGCCTGCCGGGGCTCGTGGTGCTGCTGATCGCGGTCGGCGTCGGTGTGGCGCTCGTGCAGACGCCGTCGGCGACCGGTGCCACCCGATCGCCGGCCGGGCGGGCCGGCGTCGCGCTCGGGTTGTTCAACATGATGCGGTTCGCCGGGACGGCACTCGCCGCGGCCTGGGTGGCGGTGACCTACCCGCAGGGCGACCTCTTCCTGCTGTTCGCCGGCTGCGCCGCCGTCGCCGCGATCGGCCTGCTGGTCAGTTTCGCCGGCCCCGATCCGGTCGACCGCGCGATCACGGAGCAACCGGACCGGGCGGTCATCTCGGGTTGA
- a CDS encoding helix-turn-helix domain-containing protein, which yields MEDVTGAAYDGGVAEVADDQLTVGRLLQERLLRQARTTVETDLLCTPVTWCLPWEQALSTDDQLDGVVIYARSGQLDDAELKLLERRAAAAVIVAGAEEDAVAPATGVPLVLVGGRVGFRELSHLVADLTLARETHVLRYGLTVHRSLVELLYRGSGIAALCDQMARLSGCAVAILDPQYHVLAFEQSRDRVLEPAAVAAAVRTEAEISPIGMEPEHGDPAVWPLRLDGVDATCVVNPILLAGRHDGWVVLVECDATPHPRDIAEHRVVVDQGATIVGTEMLRMRSVEQAEERTRGDFVHALLHGRFATARDLEARAAHYDFPTDGSYGVIVVRDLVEAGDEAVTALSQLAKQTARLVPRPNCQTLATVVGEVVAVVRRLAVDGRDDPAEAAGSALADYAAALEQELVRRVDHPVALAYGRPAIGATRIVDSYRDARLALGLRGRLGLDRACGFDDLRVYTTLAELAASEQGRSFARDVLAPLRSPRAGASDIEASVMTYIESGGNLNAAARELHIHRNTMLYKLDRASRALRLDLRKAEHQFTVWLAYKLDLLAETTEAVDRDLNPR from the coding sequence ATGGAAGACGTCACGGGGGCGGCGTACGACGGCGGGGTCGCCGAGGTGGCCGACGACCAGCTCACCGTCGGTCGCCTGCTGCAGGAGCGGCTGCTACGCCAGGCCCGTACGACGGTCGAGACCGACCTGCTGTGCACGCCGGTCACCTGGTGCCTGCCGTGGGAGCAGGCGCTGTCGACCGACGACCAACTCGACGGCGTCGTGATCTACGCCCGGTCCGGCCAGCTCGACGACGCCGAGCTGAAGCTGTTGGAGCGCCGGGCGGCTGCGGCGGTGATCGTCGCGGGGGCCGAGGAGGACGCCGTCGCGCCGGCCACCGGCGTACCGCTGGTGCTGGTCGGCGGGCGGGTCGGGTTCCGGGAGCTCAGCCACCTGGTCGCCGACCTCACGCTGGCCCGCGAGACCCACGTGCTGCGCTACGGGCTCACCGTGCACCGGTCTCTGGTCGAGCTGCTCTACCGCGGCTCCGGGATCGCGGCGCTGTGTGATCAGATGGCCCGGCTGTCCGGCTGCGCGGTGGCGATCCTCGATCCGCAGTACCACGTGCTCGCCTTCGAGCAGAGCCGCGACCGGGTCCTCGAGCCCGCCGCGGTCGCTGCCGCGGTGCGGACCGAGGCCGAGATCTCGCCGATCGGCATGGAGCCGGAGCACGGCGACCCGGCGGTGTGGCCGCTGCGGCTCGACGGCGTCGACGCGACCTGCGTGGTCAACCCGATCCTGCTCGCCGGCCGGCACGACGGCTGGGTGGTGCTGGTCGAGTGCGACGCCACGCCGCATCCGCGCGACATCGCCGAGCACCGGGTCGTGGTCGATCAAGGTGCCACAATCGTCGGGACGGAGATGCTGCGGATGCGCAGCGTCGAGCAGGCCGAGGAGCGCACCCGGGGCGACTTCGTGCATGCCCTGCTGCACGGGAGGTTCGCGACCGCGCGTGACCTGGAGGCGCGCGCGGCGCACTACGACTTCCCGACCGACGGCAGCTACGGCGTGATCGTGGTGCGTGACCTCGTCGAGGCCGGCGACGAGGCGGTGACCGCGCTCTCCCAGCTCGCCAAGCAGACCGCCCGGCTGGTGCCGCGGCCGAACTGCCAGACCTTGGCCACCGTCGTCGGCGAGGTGGTCGCCGTGGTCCGGCGGCTCGCCGTCGACGGCCGCGACGACCCGGCGGAGGCCGCGGGCAGCGCACTGGCCGACTACGCAGCCGCGCTCGAACAGGAGTTGGTCCGTCGCGTCGACCATCCGGTCGCGCTCGCCTACGGCCGCCCCGCCATCGGCGCGACCCGCATCGTCGACAGCTACCGTGATGCGCGCCTGGCGCTCGGCCTCCGCGGCCGGCTGGGCCTCGACCGGGCCTGCGGCTTCGACGACCTTCGGGTCTACACCACGCTCGCCGAACTCGCCGCCAGCGAGCAGGGCCGGTCGTTCGCCCGCGACGTGCTCGCCCCGCTGCGCAGCCCCCGGGCCGGCGCGAGCGACATCGAGGCGTCGGTGATGACCTACATCGAGTCCGGCGGCAACCTCAACGCCGCCGCCCGCGAGCTGCACATCCACCGCAACACGATGCTCTACAAGCTCGACCGCGCGTCCCGCGCATTGCGCCTCGATCTCCGTAAGGCCGAGCACCAGTTCACCGTGTGGCTGGCCTACAAGCTCGACCTGCTCGCGGAGACGACCGAGGCCGTCGACCGCGACCTCAACCCGAGATGA
- a CDS encoding PaaI family thioesterase: MNRTGPFWDAVEGRRPIPRAAATLGAEVVVYDEVAVRIEMAFVATEDFTNPMGEVLGGFLAAMLFDTVGPALLASLGPDEFQETLDLTCSFLRPTRPGRIVGTGRVVARVDDFAFLDATLTDADGVTVATGTATARVIPLDARG, from the coding sequence ATGAACAGAACTGGTCCGTTCTGGGACGCGGTCGAAGGACGTCGCCCGATCCCGCGCGCGGCGGCGACACTGGGCGCCGAGGTCGTCGTGTACGACGAGGTCGCGGTTCGGATCGAGATGGCCTTCGTCGCCACCGAGGACTTCACCAATCCGATGGGCGAGGTACTCGGCGGGTTCCTCGCCGCGATGTTGTTCGACACGGTGGGGCCGGCCCTGCTGGCCAGCCTCGGCCCGGACGAATTCCAGGAGACGCTCGACCTCACCTGCTCGTTCCTGCGACCCACGCGGCCCGGACGCATCGTGGGAACCGGCCGGGTCGTCGCCCGCGTCGACGACTTCGCCTTCCTGGACGCGACGCTCACCGACGCCGACGGAGTGACGGTCGCGACGGGTACGGCGACGGCGCGGGTCATCCCGTTGGACGCGCGCGGCTGA